The nucleotide window AGGAAGCACTGGTCTGAAGGGATGATCTGCTCGCTCTCTTGAAAGGATATTTCCTTTATAGTCTGTCCTGAAAAATCAGTGACGTAGACGTTATCGTCATAAATCCCTTGAGAATATACGATTAGGTCACCGTTAGTACAATAACCGCTGATTGGGTTATTACCCTTGCTGATATTAGATACCTTCTTCCCGTCATAAAGGTAGAGGTGGAGTGTCTTCCCGTCCCTATTTGAGATAAATAGTAACCCGTTTTTTGTTTCTGTAGGAGAGAAGTTATCATACTTATCGCTTAAAAGCGGTCTCAGTTTATTTAATCCTTCTTCCCACTCAAGTATGCTCCTTTTCTCACTGCCATCCACGTCTACAGTTATTAAGAGCCTATTATCATCAGCCCACACTACCTCTTCCGGGAACCCTGGAGTATCTATTTTTCCTTCAGAGTATAGGTAAACTTCTGGTTTAGTATCCCTAATTATTAGGGCAATTAAATCGTTGTCTTTACTCACATCATAATCTAGAACTGGTTTTATCAGCCTGAGATCATCGTAGTTCAAGGTGTAATTATTTTATGCAAACTACTTTTTAAACGTTAACAATACAACTAAATGGATGATAACAAAGGCCAAATATATTGTATTTAAGTTTAGGCTGTAAAAATTGAAGGGAATAGTTATGAGTTAAATATACGGGTTAGTACACTTATATATCCACTGAGCTCATAAAATCGCGTACTTAACTTTACTTATCACGGTCTAAGACTACACGGAACGGCTCCTAAGTTTTTAGGCCTGAGCTATGTGGTGAGCACGTGTTCACGTTTATGGTTTAAGGGGTTTTAAAGAAAGCCTTCTCGATATCAAAGAGCCTTAAGGCGTTTCCAGGGGTATTGTTCCCTCCCGCGGTTACAAATGCAAGCTTGTTAGGGGCAAATTATATGGTGCTTTTGGAGTGTAGATAAGTCTAAACAAAATCGCAAATATATTCTGTACAAGGTATTGAACCAAAATTCCTTCTTAATTACTCTTATTGAAAATTTTTATAATTCTATTATTATTAAGTTTAAATAATTCTTAATGTAATACATTGTGATGGATATTAAAGAAATCAAACTGAGGTTTGTTAAATCTTTCGTCATAACACTAGATAATGGAGACCAGATAATAATAGATAGTGGTCTACCTAACTCTTCACAAAAGATCTTATCAAAAGTTGATAAAAATAAAGTAAAATATGTTATTTTCACTCATTCTCACATAGACCATATAGGGAGCGCTTATGAACTAAAAAACGCTCTCCCCAACGCTGAATTCTGCATACATAAAGAGGGAGTAAAGTACTTAAGGGGGGAGGAAATTAGGAAACCAGTAGTCCACTCCCTCTTGTATAAAGCGGTAGTAGAGCCTTTTGCCTCCATTACTAATAAAAGTTTTAGAGGAATAAACACTGAATGTACTCTATCTGAAGGAGATTTTGAGGATCTGGAGATATTATATACACCCGGACATACTTCAGATTCGATTTCAATCCATATACCCCAAAATAATTCGGTAATTGTGGGCGATATTTTACAAGGTACTAAAGAGGGATTAAAAGTCCCGATAATATATGAAGACATAGAACTTTTACTCAAGAGTATTCAAAGGATAAAGGAGATGAAGCCTAGAATGATTTATGTTTCCCACGGTGAAAATGGGAATAACATTTTGATCTAAAATTTAGTCCCGCCGCGGGGACTTGAACCCCGGACCACCCGGTATCAGCTAGTCCCTCACCTACAGCCGGGCGCTCTAGAACCGGGCTGAGCTACGGCGGGTCTTCTTATGCCTCTGACATTATTAGTATAGTGTGAAAACGATTTATAAGTTTTTTTACAGCAATAGGCCATTTCTAGCCGTAGTGTATCAAGGGAACTACCAACAATTAGTTTAGATTATTTATTAACTTTTGCTAATTTTACCTTTACGAAGAAAGGGGCTCTTTGACGTCTCCGTTGCGAATCGTAGTTTTCTCTATCTAGTATAATTCATGGACAAATAATACAGTATACATGAAATCATTCTGGGTAAACTAAGTTATTAATTCTTTGTCTTACACTTTTACACGCACTATGTATCAACATCATTAAGTGAGGTTTATAGTTATTATCTAACTATAAAAAGACAAACAGAAATTGCAAAAGAGATCTGGATCGCCTCTGCCTTTTATATTTGTAAGTCTTTTAGTGAGTTAGTGAGAAAAATAATTTTTGCTTCGTTTTTTTAAATTTGATAGATATTTGAGAACGGTCCACGCGTTTAGACCTAAATCCCCACTAAGGAGCTTCCTTGTCTCTTAACTCGTTTACTTTAGAAAAAACTTCTAAAAAGGAGAAAAAATAAAAAATTCCTATTTCTTCTATTATTTTTGTTTAGTAGCAGGGCTAGGGGCCTCTACCTCTAAGTCCTGAGCTGTTATAGCTGAAGTGGGTCTCCAGCCTAATGCCCTTGCTATGAGGGTACCTACTACAGTCACCGCTAAGTTCAACCCTAAGGCTATAAGGGCTATATATATTAGACCTAATGGTGTCGAGAAAAATGATGTTGTTAGTGCACTGAAGTGGTTAGCCAATAGAGTAAGGTATATCCCGCTTCCCATCCCTACAGCCCAACCTGCTAAAGTGGAATTGCCCTCAAGCTTGTCCGTAAATAGCCCAATGAATACAGCAGGGAGGGTCTGCGAAATTAATATCCCACCTAATAACTGTAACTGGATTGCGTAAGTAGGAGGTACCACAAATACAAACGCTAGGGCCACGAACTTAAATACAGTGGAGAGGATCTTAGCGAGTTTAGCTTCACTAGTTGGTGACAGTTTAGTAAACTCACCGATTACGTTCCTAGTCAATAGGTTTGCAACACCTATAGCCATAATAGCTGCGGGTACCAGACCGCCTATGAATATCGCTAAGAATGCAAGGCCTACAAACCAGTCAGGCATGGAAGCAGCAACTAAAGCCGGGACTACAAGGGACCCGTTCCTTGTCGTTATCACCAGGTTTAATGCTGCCGGGACTAAATAAACTAGGATACCGAATAAAGTAATAAGTGCTAGGCCTATCCCGTAAATGGGCATCAGGGACGTACTCAGCTTTAGTTTCTCTTTATCTTCGGAAGAGAGGGAACCGTTAATTGCGTGCGGGTAAAGGTAAAGGGCGAAAGCACTACCCAAGGCGAGAGAGAAGTATGCAGCATATAACTGAGATGGCAATACAGTATACCCTAGGGGTGACTTCAGAGCCACGACTTTGT belongs to Stygiolobus caldivivus and includes:
- a CDS encoding sodium:solute symporter family protein translates to MAQGLNIDYVTLATFLALFAVFAFLGFYGAKWRKGDLSKLDEWGLGGRRLGWLVVWFLLGADLFTAYTFIAVPSAFLAKGAIYWFAVPYVAWGFGVALLTMPRLWTVAKNKGYVTASDFVKGRFNNRALAIAVALTGVVAELPYIALQIVGMEAVLAVLLIGLGVSPHATVMGLSVTDISLILAFIVLAAFTITSGLRGAALSGIFKDVLVWITVIAVALYIPLIHGGYGAALSAAQTYFSHPPADFNKVVALKSPLGYTVLPSQLYAAYFSLALGSAFALYLYPHAINGSLSSEDKEKLKLSTSLMPIYGIGLALITLFGILVYLVPAALNLVITTRNGSLVVPALVAASMPDWFVGLAFLAIFIGGLVPAAIMAIGVANLLTRNVIGEFTKLSPTSEAKLAKILSTVFKFVALAFVFVVPPTYAIQLQLLGGILISQTLPAVFIGLFTDKLEGNSTLAGWAVGMGSGIYLTLLANHFSALTTSFFSTPLGLIYIALIALGLNLAVTVVGTLIARALGWRPTSAITAQDLEVEAPSPATKQK
- a CDS encoding MBL fold metallo-hydrolase; translation: MDIKEIKLRFVKSFVITLDNGDQIIIDSGLPNSSQKILSKVDKNKVKYVIFTHSHIDHIGSAYELKNALPNAEFCIHKEGVKYLRGEEIRKPVVHSLLYKAVVEPFASITNKSFRGINTECTLSEGDFEDLEILYTPGHTSDSISIHIPQNNSVIVGDILQGTKEGLKVPIIYEDIELLLKSIQRIKEMKPRMIYVSHGENGNNILI